From Suricata suricatta isolate VVHF042 chromosome 1, meerkat_22Aug2017_6uvM2_HiC, whole genome shotgun sequence, a single genomic window includes:
- the CCNG2 gene encoding cyclin-G2 isoform X1, with protein MSRHGMKDLGAEYLAGRERVQLFGLLNFYLEQEQRFQPREKGLSLIEATPEDDNTLCPRLRNAKVEDLRSLTNFFGSCTETFVLAVNILDRFLALMKVKPKHLSCIGVCCFLLAARIVEEECNIPSTHDVIRISQCKCTASDIKRMEKIISEKLHYELEATTALNFLHLYHTIILGHTSERKEILSLDKLEAQLKACNCRLTFSKAKPSVLALCLLNLEVETLKSIELLEILLLVKKHSKVNDTEFIYWRELVSKCLAEYSSPECCKPDLKKLVWIVSRRTAQNLHNSYYSVPELPTIPEGSCFDESESEDSCEDMSCEESLSNSPSSDQECTFFFNFKVAQTLCFPS; from the exons ATGTCCAGGCACGGG ATGAAGGATTTAGGGGCAGAATATTTGGCGGGTCGTGAAAGGGTCCAGCTCTTCGGATTGTTGAACTTCTATCTAGAACAGGAACAGAGATTCCAACCTCGAGAAAAAGGGCTGAGCTTGATCGAGGCTACACCGGAG GATGACAACACTTTGTGTCCAAGATTGAGAAATGCCAAAGTAGAAGATTTAAGGAGTTTAACCAACTTTTTTGGATCTTGCACTGAAACTTTTGTCCTGGCTGTCAATATTTTGGACAGATTCTTGGCTCTTATGAAG GTGAAACCTAAACATTTGTCTTGCATTGGAGTCTGTTGTTTTTTGCTGGCTGCTAGAATAGTTGAAGAAGAATGCAACATTCCCTCCACTCATGATGTAATCCGGATCAGTCAGTGTAAATGTACTGCTTCTGACATAAAACggatggaaaaaataatttcagaaaaattgcACTACGAATTGGAAGCTACTACTGCCTTAAACTTTTTGCACTTATACCATACTATCATACTGGGTCATACATCAGAAAG GAAAGAAATACTGAGTCTAGATAAATTAGAAGCTCAGCTGAAAGCTTGCAACTGCCGACTTAccttttcaaaagcaaaa cctTCTGTGTTAGCTTTGTGCCTTCTCAATTTGGAAGTGGAAACTTTGAAATCCATTGAATTACTGGAAATTCTTTTGCTTGTTAAAAAACATTCCAAG gttAATGACACCGAGTTTATTTATTGGAGGGAGTTGGTTTCTAAATGCTTAGCCGAATATTCTTCTCCTGAATGTTGCAAACCAGATCTTAAGAAATTGGTTTGGATTGTTTCAAGGCGCACAGCCCAGAACCTCCACAACAGCTACTATAGTGTTCCTGAGCTGCCAACAATACCAGAAGGCAGTTGTTTTGATGAAAGTGAAAG tGAGGACTCTTGTGAAGATATGAGTTGTGAAGAGAGTCTCAGCAACTCTCCTTCCAGTGATCAAGAGTGCACTTTCTTTTTCAACTTCAAAGTGGCACAGACACTATGCTTTCCATCTTAG
- the CCNG2 gene encoding cyclin-G2 isoform X2, which translates to MKDLGAEYLAGRERVQLFGLLNFYLEQEQRFQPREKGLSLIEATPEDDNTLCPRLRNAKVEDLRSLTNFFGSCTETFVLAVNILDRFLALMKVKPKHLSCIGVCCFLLAARIVEEECNIPSTHDVIRISQCKCTASDIKRMEKIISEKLHYELEATTALNFLHLYHTIILGHTSERKEILSLDKLEAQLKACNCRLTFSKAKPSVLALCLLNLEVETLKSIELLEILLLVKKHSKVNDTEFIYWRELVSKCLAEYSSPECCKPDLKKLVWIVSRRTAQNLHNSYYSVPELPTIPEGSCFDESESEDSCEDMSCEESLSNSPSSDQECTFFFNFKVAQTLCFPS; encoded by the exons ATGAAGGATTTAGGGGCAGAATATTTGGCGGGTCGTGAAAGGGTCCAGCTCTTCGGATTGTTGAACTTCTATCTAGAACAGGAACAGAGATTCCAACCTCGAGAAAAAGGGCTGAGCTTGATCGAGGCTACACCGGAG GATGACAACACTTTGTGTCCAAGATTGAGAAATGCCAAAGTAGAAGATTTAAGGAGTTTAACCAACTTTTTTGGATCTTGCACTGAAACTTTTGTCCTGGCTGTCAATATTTTGGACAGATTCTTGGCTCTTATGAAG GTGAAACCTAAACATTTGTCTTGCATTGGAGTCTGTTGTTTTTTGCTGGCTGCTAGAATAGTTGAAGAAGAATGCAACATTCCCTCCACTCATGATGTAATCCGGATCAGTCAGTGTAAATGTACTGCTTCTGACATAAAACggatggaaaaaataatttcagaaaaattgcACTACGAATTGGAAGCTACTACTGCCTTAAACTTTTTGCACTTATACCATACTATCATACTGGGTCATACATCAGAAAG GAAAGAAATACTGAGTCTAGATAAATTAGAAGCTCAGCTGAAAGCTTGCAACTGCCGACTTAccttttcaaaagcaaaa cctTCTGTGTTAGCTTTGTGCCTTCTCAATTTGGAAGTGGAAACTTTGAAATCCATTGAATTACTGGAAATTCTTTTGCTTGTTAAAAAACATTCCAAG gttAATGACACCGAGTTTATTTATTGGAGGGAGTTGGTTTCTAAATGCTTAGCCGAATATTCTTCTCCTGAATGTTGCAAACCAGATCTTAAGAAATTGGTTTGGATTGTTTCAAGGCGCACAGCCCAGAACCTCCACAACAGCTACTATAGTGTTCCTGAGCTGCCAACAATACCAGAAGGCAGTTGTTTTGATGAAAGTGAAAG tGAGGACTCTTGTGAAGATATGAGTTGTGAAGAGAGTCTCAGCAACTCTCCTTCCAGTGATCAAGAGTGCACTTTCTTTTTCAACTTCAAAGTGGCACAGACACTATGCTTTCCATCTTAG